The following coding sequences are from one Diabrotica virgifera virgifera chromosome 2, PGI_DIABVI_V3a window:
- the LOC126879534 gene encoding mucin-5AC-like isoform X4, with protein MMAAVHLKVAITILAFTCIESRYSSTINKHFTKSPRWNETTFFPGKNTQNPSNWTTNNGSNWDLTTFLPGNNTNQPDWNVTTLSPGNNTQNPSNWTTSSGSNWNLTTPVPGNNTNQPDSNVTTLSPGNNTQNPNNWTTSSSSNWNLTTPVPGKNTNPPNWNITTPSPGNNTQNPSNWTTSSGSNWNLSTPVPGNSTNQPDWNLTTLSPGNNTQNPSNWTTSSGSNWNMTTPVPGNNTNQPDWNVTTLSAGNNTQIPSNWTTSSGSNWNLTTPVPGNNTNQPDWNITTLSPGNNTPNPSNWTTSSGPNWNLTTPAPGNNTNQPDWNATILSPGNNTQNRSNWTTSTGSNWNLTTPASGNNTTQPDWNVTTLSPGNNTQNPSNWTTSSGSNWNLTTPVPVNNTNQPVWNINTLSPGNNTHTPSNWTTSSGSNWNLTTPASGNNTTQPDWNVTTLSPGNNTQNPSNWTTSTGSNWNLTTPAPGNNTNQPDWNVTTLSPGNNTQNPSNWTTSSGSNWNLTTPVPGNNTNQPDSNVTTLSPGNNTQNPSNWTTSSGSNWNLSTPVPGNSTNQPDWNLTTLSPGNNTQNPSNWTTSSGSNWNMTTPVPGNNTNQPDWNVTTLSAGNNTQIPSNWTTSSGSNWNLTTPVPGNNTNQPDWNITTLSPGNNTQNPSNWTTSSGSNWNLTTPVPGNNTNQPDSNVTTLSPGNNTQNPNNWTTSSSSNWNLTPPVPGKNTNPPNWNITTPSPGNNTQNPSNWTTSSGSNWNLTTPAPGNNTNQPDWNLTTLSPGNNTQNPSNWTTSSGSNWNMTTPVPGNNTNQPDWNVTTLSAGNNTQIPSNWTTNSGSNWNLTTPTSGNNTTQPDWNVTTLSPGNNTQNPSNWTTSSGSNWNLTTTVPGNNTNQPDWNITTLSPGNNTHNPSNWTTSSGPNWNLTTPAPGNNTNQSDWNATTLSPGNNTQNPSSWTTGTGANWNLTTPASGNNTTQPDWNATTLSPRNNTQNPSNWATSTGSNWNLTTPAPGNNTNQPDSNVSTLSPKNNPRTQATGSLVPVLFGI; from the exons ACCTGCATTGAATCAAGATATTCTAGTACGATTAACAAACACTTCACAAAGTCACCAAGATGGAATGAGACAACCTTCTTTCCTGGAAAGAACACCCAGAACCCAAGCAACTGGACCACTAATAACGGTTCTAATTGGGATCTGACCACATTCCTACCTGGAAACAACACAAACCAACCCGATTGGAATGTAACTACACTCTCTCCAGGAAATAACACTCAGAACCCAAGCAACTGGACCACTAGTAGCGGTTCTAATTGGAATCTGACCACACCCGTACCTGGGAACAATACAAACCAACCAGATTCGAATGTAACTACACTCTCTCCTGGAAATAACACCCAGAACCCAAACAACTGGACAACTAGTAGCAGTTCTAATTGGAATCTGACCACACCCGTACCTGGAAAGAACACAAACCCACCAAACTGGAATATAACTACACCCTCTCCTGGAAATAACACCCAGAACCCAAGTAACTGGACCACTAGTAGCGGTTCTAATTGGAATCTGAGCACACCCGTACCTGGAAACAGCACAAACCAACCAGATTGGAATTTAACTACACTCTCTCCTGGAAATAACACCCAGAACCCAAGCAACTGGACCACTAGTAGCGGTTCTAATTGGAATATGACCACACCCGTACCTGGAAACAACACAAACCAACCTGATTGGAATGTAACTACCCTCTCTGCTGGAAATAATACCCAGATCCCAAGCAACTGGACCACTAGTAGCGGTTCTAATTGGAATCTGACCACACCCGTACCTGGAAACAACACAAACCAACCAGATTGGAATATAACTACACTCTCCCCTGGAAATAACACACCGAACCCAAGCAACTGGACCACTAGTAGCGGTCCTAATTGGAATTTGACCACACCCGCACCTGGAAACAACACAAACCAACCAGATTGGAATGCAACTATCCTCTCTCCTGGAAATAATACCCAGAACCGAAGCAACTGGACCACTAGTACCGGTTCTAATTGGAATTTGACCACGCCCGCATCTGGAAACAACACAACCCAACCAGATTGGAATGTAACTACACTCTCTCCTGGAAATAACACCCAGAACCCAAGCAACTGGACCACTAGTAGCGGTTCTAATTGGAATCTGACCACACCCGTACCTGTTAACAACACAAACCAACCCGTTTGGAATATTAATACACTCTCTCCAGGAAATAACACCCATACGCCAAGCAACTGGACCACTAGTAGCGGTTCTAATTGGAATCTGACCACACCCGCATCTGGAAACAACACAACCCAACCAGATTGGAATGTAACTACACTCTCTCCTGGAAATAACACCCAGAACCCAAGCAACTGGACAACTAGTACCGGTTCTAACTGGAATTTGACCACACCCGCACCCGGAAACAACACAAACCAACCAGATTGGAATGTAACTACACTCTCTCCAGGAAATAACACTCAGAACCCAAGCAACTGGACCACTAGTAGCGGTTCTAATTGGAATCTGACCACACCCGTACCTGGGAACAACACAAATCAACCAGATTCGAATGTAACTACACTCTCTCCTGGAAATAACACCCAGAACCCAAGCAACTGGACCACTAGTAGCGGTTCTAATTGGAATCTGAGCACACCCGTACCTGGAAACAGCACAAACCAACCAGATTGGAATTTAACTACACTCTCTCCTGGAAATAACACCCAGAACCCAAGCAACTGGACCACTAGTAGCGGTTCTAATTGGAATATGACCACACCCGTACCTGGAAACAACACAAACCAACCTGATTGGAATGTAACTACCCTCTCTGCTGGAAATAATACCCAGATCCCAAGCAACTGGACCACTAGTAGCGGTTCTAATTGGAATCTGACCACACCCGTACCTGGAAACAACACAAACCAACCAGATTGGAATATAACTACACTCTCCCCTGGAAATAACACACAGAACCCAAGCAACTGGACCACTAGTAGCGGTTCTAATTGGAATCTGACCACACCCGTAC CTGGGAACAACACAAACCAACCAGATTCGAATGTAACTACACTCTCTCCTGGAAATAACACCCAGAACCCAAACAACTGGACAACTAGTAGCAGTTCTAATTGGAATCTGACCCCACCCGTACCTGGAAAGAACACAAACCCACCAAACTGGAATATAACTACACCCTCTCCTGGAAATAACACCCAGAACCCAAGCAACTGGACCACTAGTAGCGGTTCTAACTGGAATTTGACCACACCCGCACCCGGAAACAACACAAACCAACCAGATTGGAATTTAACTACACTCTCTCCTGGAAATAACACCCAGAACCCAAGCAACTGGACCACTAGTAGCGGTTCTAATTGGAATATGACCACACCCGTACCTGGAAACAACACAAACCAACCTGATTGGAATGTAACTACCCTCTCTGCTGGAAATAATACCCAGATCCCAAGCAACTGGACCACTAATAGCGGTTCTAATTGGAATTTGACCACACCAACATCTGGAAACAACACAACCCAACCAGATTGGAATGTAACTACACTCTCTCCTGGAAATAACACCCAGAACCCAAGCAACTGGACCACTAGTAGCGGTTCTAATTGGAATCTGACCACAACCGTACCTGGAAACAACACAAACCAACCAGATTGGAATATAACTACACTCTCCCCTGGAAATAACACCCATAACCCAAGCAACTGGACCACTAGTAGCGGTCCTAATTGGAATTTGACCACACCCGCACCTGGAAACAACACAAACCAATCAGATTGGAATGCAACTACCCTCTCTCCTGGAAATAATACCCAGAACCCAAGCAGCTGGACCACTGGTACCGGTGCTAATTGGAATTTGACCACACCCGCATCTGGAAACAACACAACCCAACCAGATTGGAATGCAACTACCCTCTCTCCTAGAAATAATACCCAGAACCCAAGCAACTGGGCCACTAGTACCGGTTCTAATTGGAATTTGACCACACCCGCACCTGGAAACAACACAAACCAACCAGATTCGAATGTATCTACCCTCTCTCCTAAAAATAACCCCAGAACCCAAGCAACTGGATCACTAGTACCggttctatttggaatttga
- the LOC126879534 gene encoding mucin-5AC-like isoform X21, which yields MMAAVHLKVAITILAFTCIESRYSSTINKHFTKSPRWNETTFFPGKNTQNPSNWTTNNGSNWDLTTFLPGNNTNQPDWNVTTLSPGNNTQNPSNWTTSSGSNWNLTTPVPGNNTNQPDSNVTTLSPGNNTQNPNNWTTSSSSNWNLTTPVPGKNTNPPNWNITTPSPGNNTQNPSNWTTSSGSNWNLSTPVPGNSTNQPDWNLTTLSPGNNTQNPSNWTTSSGSNWNMTTPVPGNNTNQPDWNVTTLSAGNNTQIPSNWTTSSGSNWNLTTPVPGNNTNQPDWNITTLSPGNNTPNPSNWTTSSGPNWNLTTPAPGNNTNQPDWNATILSPGNNTQNRSNWTTSTGSNWNLTTPASGNNTNQPDWNVTTLSPGNNTQNPSNWTTSSGSNWNLTTPVPGNNTNQPDSNVTTLSPGNNTQNPSNWTTSSGSNWNLSTPVPGNSTNQPDWNLTTLSPGNNTQNPSNWTTSSGSNWNMTTPVPGNNTNQPDWNVTTLSAGNNTQIPSNWTTSSGSNWNLTTPVPGNNTNQPDWNITTLSPGNNTQNPSNWTTSSGSNWNLTTPVPGNNTNQPDSNVTTLSPGNNTQNPNNWTTSSGSNWNLTTPVPGNNTNQPDSNVTTLSPGNNTQNPNNWTTSSSSNWNLTPPVPGKNTNPPNWNITTPSPGNNTQNPSNWTTSSGSNWNLTTPAPGNNTNQPDWNLTTLSPGNNTQNPSNWTTSSGSNWNMTTPVPGNNTNQPDWNVTTLSAGNNTQIPSNWTTNSGSNWNLTTPTSGNNTTQPDWNVTTLSPGNNTQNPSNWTTSSGSNWNLTTTVPGNNTNQPDWNITTLSPGNNTHNPSNWTTSSGPNWNLTTPAPGNNTNQSDWNATTLSPGNNTQNPSSWTTGTGANWNLTTPASGNNTTQPDWNATTLSPRNNTQNPSNWATSTGSNWNLTTPAPGNNTNQPDSNVSTLSPKNNPRTQATGSLVPVLFGI from the exons ACCTGCATTGAATCAAGATATTCTAGTACGATTAACAAACACTTCACAAAGTCACCAAGATGGAATGAGACAACCTTCTTTCCTGGAAAGAACACCCAGAACCCAAGCAACTGGACCACTAATAACGGTTCTAATTGGGATCTGACCACATTCCTACCTGGAAACAACACAAACCAACCCGATTGGAATGTAACTACACTCTCTCCAGGAAATAACACTCAGAACCCAAGCAACTGGACCACTAGTAGCGGTTCTAATTGGAATCTGACCACACCCGTACCTGGGAACAATACAAACCAACCAGATTCGAATGTAACTACACTCTCTCCTGGAAATAACACCCAGAACCCAAACAACTGGACAACTAGTAGCAGTTCTAATTGGAATCTGACCACACCCGTACCTGGAAAGAACACAAACCCACCAAACTGGAATATAACTACACCCTCTCCTGGAAATAACACCCAGAACCCAAGTAACTGGACCACTAGTAGCGGTTCTAATTGGAATCTGAGCACACCCGTACCTGGAAACAGCACAAACCAACCAGATTGGAATTTAACTACACTCTCTCCTGGAAATAACACCCAGAACCCAAGCAACTGGACCACTAGTAGCGGTTCTAATTGGAATATGACCACACCCGTACCTGGAAACAACACAAACCAACCTGATTGGAATGTAACTACCCTCTCTGCTGGAAATAATACCCAGATCCCAAGCAACTGGACCACTAGTAGCGGTTCTAATTGGAATCTGACCACACCCGTACCTGGAAACAACACAAACCAACCAGATTGGAATATAACTACACTCTCCCCTGGAAATAACACACCGAACCCAAGCAACTGGACCACTAGTAGCGGTCCTAATTGGAATTTGACCACACCCGCACCTGGAAACAACACAAACCAACCAGATTGGAATGCAACTATCCTCTCTCCTGGAAATAATACCCAGAACCGAAGCAACTGGACCACTAGTACCGGTTCTAATTGGAATTTGACCACGCCCGCAT CCGGAAACAACACAAACCAACCAGATTGGAATGTAACTACACTCTCTCCAGGAAATAACACTCAGAACCCAAGCAACTGGACCACTAGTAGCGGTTCTAATTGGAATCTGACCACACCCGTACCTGGGAACAACACAAATCAACCAGATTCGAATGTAACTACACTCTCTCCTGGAAATAACACCCAGAACCCAAGCAACTGGACCACTAGTAGCGGTTCTAATTGGAATCTGAGCACACCCGTACCTGGAAACAGCACAAACCAACCAGATTGGAATTTAACTACACTCTCTCCTGGAAATAACACCCAGAACCCAAGCAACTGGACCACTAGTAGCGGTTCTAATTGGAATATGACCACACCCGTACCTGGAAACAACACAAACCAACCTGATTGGAATGTAACTACCCTCTCTGCTGGAAATAATACCCAGATCCCAAGCAACTGGACCACTAGTAGCGGTTCTAATTGGAATCTGACCACACCCGTACCTGGAAACAACACAAACCAACCAGATTGGAATATAACTACACTCTCCCCTGGAAATAACACACAGAACCCAAGCAACTGGACCACTAGTAGCGGTTCTAATTGGAATCTGACCACACCCGTACCTGGGAACAACACAAACCAACCAGATTCGAATGTAACTACACTCTCTCCTGGAAATAACACCCAGAACCCAAACAACTGGACAACTAGTAGCGGTTCTAATTGGAATCTGACCACACCCGTACCTGGGAACAACACAAACCAACCAGATTCGAATGTAACTACACTCTCTCCTGGAAATAACACCCAGAACCCAAACAACTGGACAACTAGTAGCAGTTCTAATTGGAATCTGACCCCACCCGTACCTGGAAAGAACACAAACCCACCAAACTGGAATATAACTACACCCTCTCCTGGAAATAACACCCAGAACCCAAGCAACTGGACCACTAGTAGCGGTTCTAACTGGAATTTGACCACACCCGCACCCGGAAACAACACAAACCAACCAGATTGGAATTTAACTACACTCTCTCCTGGAAATAACACCCAGAACCCAAGCAACTGGACCACTAGTAGCGGTTCTAATTGGAATATGACCACACCCGTACCTGGAAACAACACAAACCAACCTGATTGGAATGTAACTACCCTCTCTGCTGGAAATAATACCCAGATCCCAAGCAACTGGACCACTAATAGCGGTTCTAATTGGAATTTGACCACACCAACATCTGGAAACAACACAACCCAACCAGATTGGAATGTAACTACACTCTCTCCTGGAAATAACACCCAGAACCCAAGCAACTGGACCACTAGTAGCGGTTCTAATTGGAATCTGACCACAACCGTACCTGGAAACAACACAAACCAACCAGATTGGAATATAACTACACTCTCCCCTGGAAATAACACCCATAACCCAAGCAACTGGACCACTAGTAGCGGTCCTAATTGGAATTTGACCACACCCGCACCTGGAAACAACACAAACCAATCAGATTGGAATGCAACTACCCTCTCTCCTGGAAATAATACCCAGAACCCAAGCAGCTGGACCACTGGTACCGGTGCTAATTGGAATTTGACCACACCCGCATCTGGAAACAACACAACCCAACCAGATTGGAATGCAACTACCCTCTCTCCTAGAAATAATACCCAGAACCCAAGCAACTGGGCCACTAGTACCGGTTCTAATTGGAATTTGACCACACCCGCACCTGGAAACAACACAAACCAACCAGATTCGAATGTATCTACCCTCTCTCCTAAAAATAACCCCAGAACCCAAGCAACTGGATCACTAGTACCggttctatttggaatttga
- the LOC126879534 gene encoding mucin-5AC-like isoform X40 produces MMAAVHLKVAITILAFTCIESRYSSTINKHFTKSPRWNETTFFPGKNTQNPSNWTTNNGSNWDLTTFLPGNNTNQPDWNVTTLSPGNNTQNPSNWTTSSGSNWNLTTPVPGNNTNQPDSNVTTLSPGNNTQNPNNWTTSSSSNWNLTTPVPGKNTNPPNWNITTPSPGNNTQNPSNWTTSSGSNWNLSTPVPGNSTNQPDWNLTTLSPGNNTQNPSNWTTSSGSNWNMTTPVPGNNTNQPDWNVTTLSAGNNTQIPSNWTTSSGSNWNLTTPVPGNNTNQPDWNVTTLSPGNNTQNPSNWTTSSGSNWNLTTPVPGNNTNQPDSNVTTLSPGNNTQNPSNWTTSSGSNWNLSTPVPGNSTNQPDWNLTTLSPGNNTQNPSNWTTSSGSNWNMTTPVPGNNTNQPDWNVTTLSAGNNTQIPSNWTTSSGSNWNLTTPVPGNNTNQPDWNITTLSPGNNTQNPSNWTTSSGSNWNLTTPVPGNNTNQPDSNVTTLSPGNNTQNPNNWTTSSGSNWNLTTPVPGNNTNQPDSNVTTLSPGNNTQNPNNWTTSSSSNWNLTPPVPGKNTNPPNWNITTPSPGNNTQNPSNWTTSSGSNWNLTTPAPGNNTNQPDWNLTTLSPGNNTQNPSNWTTSSGSNWNMTTPVPGNNTNQPDWNVTTLSAGNNTQIPSNWTTNSGSNWNLTTPTSGNNTTQPDWNVTTLSPGNNTQNPSNWTTSSGSNWNLTTTVPGNNTNQPDWNITTLSPGNNTHNPSNWTTSSGPNWNLTTPAPGNNTNQSDWNATTLSPGNNTQNPSSWTTGTGANWNLTTPASGNNTTQPDWNATTLSPRNNTQNPSNWATSTGSNWNLTTPAPGNNTNQPDSNVSTLSPKNNPRTQATGSLVPVLFGI; encoded by the exons ACCTGCATTGAATCAAGATATTCTAGTACGATTAACAAACACTTCACAAAGTCACCAAGATGGAATGAGACAACCTTCTTTCCTGGAAAGAACACCCAGAACCCAAGCAACTGGACCACTAATAACGGTTCTAATTGGGATCTGACCACATTCCTACCTGGAAACAACACAAACCAACCCGATTGGAATGTAACTACACTCTCTCCAGGAAATAACACTCAGAACCCAAGCAACTGGACCACTAGTAGCGGTTCTAATTGGAATCTGACCACACCCGTACCTGGGAACAATACAAACCAACCAGATTCGAATGTAACTACACTCTCTCCTGGAAATAACACCCAGAACCCAAACAACTGGACAACTAGTAGCAGTTCTAATTGGAATCTGACCACACCCGTACCTGGAAAGAACACAAACCCACCAAACTGGAATATAACTACACCCTCTCCTGGAAATAACACCCAGAACCCAAGTAACTGGACCACTAGTAGCGGTTCTAATTGGAATCTGAGCACACCCGTACCTGGAAACAGCACAAACCAACCAGATTGGAATTTAACTACACTCTCTCCTGGAAATAACACCCAGAACCCAAGCAACTGGACCACTAGTAGCGGTTCTAATTGGAATATGACCACACCCGTACCTGGAAACAACACAAACCAACCTGATTGGAATGTAACTACCCTCTCTGCTGGAAATAATACCCAGATCCCAAGCAACTGGACCACTAGTAGCGGTTCTAATTGGAATCTGACCACACCCGTAC CCGGAAACAACACAAACCAACCAGATTGGAATGTAACTACACTCTCTCCAGGAAATAACACTCAGAACCCAAGCAACTGGACCACTAGTAGCGGTTCTAATTGGAATCTGACCACACCCGTACCTGGGAACAACACAAATCAACCAGATTCGAATGTAACTACACTCTCTCCTGGAAATAACACCCAGAACCCAAGCAACTGGACCACTAGTAGCGGTTCTAATTGGAATCTGAGCACACCCGTACCTGGAAACAGCACAAACCAACCAGATTGGAATTTAACTACACTCTCTCCTGGAAATAACACCCAGAACCCAAGCAACTGGACCACTAGTAGCGGTTCTAATTGGAATATGACCACACCCGTACCTGGAAACAACACAAACCAACCTGATTGGAATGTAACTACCCTCTCTGCTGGAAATAATACCCAGATCCCAAGCAACTGGACCACTAGTAGCGGTTCTAATTGGAATCTGACCACACCCGTACCTGGAAACAACACAAACCAACCAGATTGGAATATAACTACACTCTCCCCTGGAAATAACACACAGAACCCAAGCAACTGGACCACTAGTAGCGGTTCTAATTGGAATCTGACCACACCCGTACCTGGGAACAACACAAACCAACCAGATTCGAATGTAACTACACTCTCTCCTGGAAATAACACCCAGAACCCAAACAACTGGACAACTAGTAGCGGTTCTAATTGGAATCTGACCACACCCGTACCTGGGAACAACACAAACCAACCAGATTCGAATGTAACTACACTCTCTCCTGGAAATAACACCCAGAACCCAAACAACTGGACAACTAGTAGCAGTTCTAATTGGAATCTGACCCCACCCGTACCTGGAAAGAACACAAACCCACCAAACTGGAATATAACTACACCCTCTCCTGGAAATAACACCCAGAACCCAAGCAACTGGACCACTAGTAGCGGTTCTAACTGGAATTTGACCACACCCGCACCCGGAAACAACACAAACCAACCAGATTGGAATTTAACTACACTCTCTCCTGGAAATAACACCCAGAACCCAAGCAACTGGACCACTAGTAGCGGTTCTAATTGGAATATGACCACACCCGTACCTGGAAACAACACAAACCAACCTGATTGGAATGTAACTACCCTCTCTGCTGGAAATAATACCCAGATCCCAAGCAACTGGACCACTAATAGCGGTTCTAATTGGAATTTGACCACACCAACATCTGGAAACAACACAACCCAACCAGATTGGAATGTAACTACACTCTCTCCTGGAAATAACACCCAGAACCCAAGCAACTGGACCACTAGTAGCGGTTCTAATTGGAATCTGACCACAACCGTACCTGGAAACAACACAAACCAACCAGATTGGAATATAACTACACTCTCCCCTGGAAATAACACCCATAACCCAAGCAACTGGACCACTAGTAGCGGTCCTAATTGGAATTTGACCACACCCGCACCTGGAAACAACACAAACCAATCAGATTGGAATGCAACTACCCTCTCTCCTGGAAATAATACCCAGAACCCAAGCAGCTGGACCACTGGTACCGGTGCTAATTGGAATTTGACCACACCCGCATCTGGAAACAACACAACCCAACCAGATTGGAATGCAACTACCCTCTCTCCTAGAAATAATACCCAGAACCCAAGCAACTGGGCCACTAGTACCGGTTCTAATTGGAATTTGACCACACCCGCACCTGGAAACAACACAAACCAACCAGATTCGAATGTATCTACCCTCTCTCCTAAAAATAACCCCAGAACCCAAGCAACTGGATCACTAGTACCggttctatttggaatttga